From a region of the Lepidochelys kempii isolate rLepKem1 chromosome 26, rLepKem1.hap2, whole genome shotgun sequence genome:
- the ASTL gene encoding astacin-like metalloendopeptidase gives MGILLLPELIPPEAPESSFLLEGDIIKVSPFRVFSSASPKWPKRRGTVQIPYIISYKYDKPSVKILKEAFADFAKFTCVKFVPYSYQRDFVSIMPMAGCFSSVGRTGGMQVVSLAPACLRRGKGVTLHELMHVVGFWHEHSRADRDKYISISWNEILTGFEINFMKSWNSNMLVNYDYSSVLHYGRYAFSMTGLPTIIPLSDPHVALGQRWNLSSSDIARVNKLYKCSPTLTEPAVQAPASPAMDKPIAAPPQSGSGKHAHQNLPAQKATVPPGWQVCDFEKDLCSWQQSDTDDFDWILAGERPSARTAIGNLSEETHYSPSRGKARIARESSLLYEGWKCSALHLAIGPQGPK, from the exons ATGGGGATTCTCCTCCTTCCAGAGCTCATTCCTCCAGAAGCACCGGAAAGCAGCTTCCTGCTGGAGGGGGACATCATCAAGGTG AGTCCTTTCAGAGTGTTTTCATCTGCAAGCCCAAAATGGCCAAAGAGAAGAGGAACTGTCCAAATTCCCTACATAATCTCCTACAAATACG acAAGCCTAGTGTGAAGATCCTCAAGGAAGCATTTGCAGACTTCGCAAAGTTCACATGCGTCAAGTTTGTCCCATACTCGTACCAGAGAGATTTTGTCTCCATCATGCCGATGGCTGG GTGCTTCTCCAGCGTTGGACGCACTGGTGGGATGCAGGTGGTCTCCCTAGCACCTGCTTGCCTCAGAAGGGGGAAAGGGGTGACTCTGCACGAACTCATGCATGTGGTGGGTTTCTGGCATGAGCACTCCAGGGCTGACCGGGACAAGTACATTAGCATCTCCTGGAATGAAATCTTGACTG GCTTTGAAATTAACTTCATGAAATCCTGGAATAGCAACATGTTGGTGAATTATGACTATTCCTCAGTCCTGCACTATGGCAG GTATGCCTTTAGTATGACAGGCTTGCCCACCATCATACCACTCTCCGATCCTCATGTTGCTCTTGGACAGAGGTGGAATCTGAGCAGTTCGGACATTGCCAGAGTCAACAAACTCTACAAATGTTCTCCGACTCTGACAGAACCAG CCGTGCAGGCACCAGCATCCCCTGCCATGGACAAACCTATTGCAGCTCCTCCGCAGTCTGGCTCTGGTAAACATGCACACCAAAATCTACCGGCTCAGAAGGCTACAGTGCCGCCTGGCTGGCAGGTCTGTGACTTTGAGAAGGACCTGTGTAGCTGGCAGCAGAGTGATACTGATGACTTTGACTGGATACTTGCTGGGGAGAGACCTTCTGCTAGAACAGCAATTGGCAACCTCTCTGAAGAAACCCATTATTCTCCCTCCAGAG GGAAAGCTCGTATTGCAAGGGAAAGCTCCCTCTTGTATGAGGGCTGGAAGTGCTCGGCTTTGCACCTGGCTATAGGCCCACAAGGACCAAAGTAG